From one Salvelinus alpinus chromosome 14, SLU_Salpinus.1, whole genome shotgun sequence genomic stretch:
- the wdr75 gene encoding WD repeat-containing protein 75 isoform X2 has translation MVAHAEIRVVHRGGSKINFREPVITNDSRFLLCASGESVKVYSSSSEECVHDLQGHTDLVSGIVRNPSNHLQVYSCSADGTVRLWDFTDGILIKTFIIGYPIYSIYVSENHGGVVFVVVPMANDKSSELFQLVAVHLPRSEDQEVEARELSAVLCDVSPSGAASFGREGEYIAAAKGLQLEVFFFKKQKSYRFFLKPGNKKWAKNAFTCVSCHPKEDCIATGHEDGKIRLWRNFNQKKEYTYSTLHWHHGAVNTLQFTPEGTNLLSGGIESVLVQWCYTQETQMDFLPRLAGAITHIAVSPDGSLFCTSHSDNKITIIQSCVKVSAVIQGLVKSEGVRTDLMIDPRSKALVLNGKPGHLQFYSLHRDKLLYNLDIVQQEYIHEEGLHQFEVVRAAFDTRGDWLATVEERTQKGSELEINLKLWAYDEKTQSFVLNTTVTAPHEDQITAMCFSPSPETTMLVTISFDGYFKAWLLADNSDTTEGASWSCDFVGGYHLLKPGCCCFSADGSLLAVGFQEVVTVWSPSWELLTTLSQPPGAIRDLCFGRLSCSKYLLGTSTKNQLCCWNLLTCSLEWSTPVDVSLLQADPLSENMAAFCSQSGCSNLFVFKPSEPLPLYSQRALCTGKVQHAIFAPRDQMLESCEEHAQWLNRSQLYFLTQHMDLMTFSTKTEEDRLLASSKRLMVDDSVAVTPFYLLLGKHRQQQEALTNPMAERIQLPQGSIAIKELLYTPAHVLPSASFLCSMFVRSLLISSSPAREEKEPVEEEMESEEEDSEGEAELRDARQDLGGSAAWGPGEELGAPALTKAQERELRRVKHFDHSWLSSLLEC, from the exons ATGGTGGCGCACGCAGAAATACGCGTGGTTCACCGTGGTGGCAGCAAAATAAACTTCAGAGAGCCAGTTATTACAAATGATTCCAG GTTCCTTTTGTGTGCCTCGGGGGAGTCAGTGAAAGTGTACAGTTCCAGCTCTGAGGAATGCGTCCATGATTTGCAGGGACACACAGACCTGGTGTCAGGCATTGTCCGCAACCCTTCAAACCACCTGCAG GTATACTCGTGCTCAGCAGATGGCACTGTCCGATTGTGGGACTTCACAGATGGCATCCTCATCAAG ACCTTCATTATTGGGTACCCCATCTACTCCATATACGTCTCTGAAAATCATGGAGGAGTTGTGTTTGTCGTCGTCCCAATGGCAAATGACAAAAGCTCTG AGCTGTTCCAGCTGGTAGCTGTTCATCTGCCCCGAAGTGAGGACCAGGAAGTGGAGGCGCGAGAGCTCTCGGCCGTCCTCTGTGATGTCAGCCCCTCTGGGGCTGCCTCCTTTGGCAGAGAG GGTGAATACATTGCTGCCGCCAAAGGTTTACAGCTTGAGGTGTTTTTCTTCAAGAAGCAGAAGTCCTACAG GTTTTTCCTCAAGCCGGGGAATAAGAAATGGGCCAAGAATGCCTTCACCTGTGTCTCGTGCCACCCTAAAGAGGACTGTATCGCCACAGGTCACGAGGACGGCAAAATTCGCCTGTG GAGAAACTTCAACCAGAAGAAGGAGTACACATACTCCACCCTACACTGGCACCACGGGGCAGTCAACACACTGCAATTCACCCCTGAAG GCACCAACCTGCTAAGTGGGGGGATAGAATCGGTGCTGGTCCAGTGGTGTTACACACAAGAGACCCAGATGGACTTCCTGCCGCGCCTGGCCGGCGCAATCACACACATTGCCGTGTCACCTGACGGTTCATTGTTCTGCACCTCCCACTCTGACAACA AAATCACTATCATCCAGAGCTGTGTTAAAGTGTCGGCCGTCATCCAGGGGCTGGTCAAGAGTGAGGGTGTGCGGACAGACCTGATGATCGACCCGCGTAGTAAAGCCTTGGTGCTCAACGGGAAACCAGGCCACTTGCAGTTCTACTCTCTCCATCGCGACAAGCTGCTCTACAAT TTGGACATAGTACAGCAGGAGTACATCCACGAAGAAGGTCTGCACCAGTTTGAGGTGGTCAGGGCGGCGTTCGACACCCGCGGCGACTGGCTTGCTACGGTGGAGGAGAGGACGCAAAAAGGCTCTGAGCTAGAGATCAATTTGAAGCTGTGGGCGTACGATGAGAAAACTCAGAG TTTTGTGCTGAACACTACAGTCACAGCCCCCCACGAGGACCAGATTACAGCCATGTGCTTCAGCCCCTCACCAGAGACCACCATGCTGGTGACCATCAGCTTCGACGGCTACTTCAAAGCCTGGCTGCTGGCAGACAACTCGGACACCACGG AGGGCGCCTCCTGGTCATGTGACTTTGTGGGCGGGTACCACCTCCTTAAGcctggctgctgctgcttctCGGCCGACGGCTCCCTATTGGCTGTCGGTTTCCAGGAAGTGGTGACTGTATGGAGCCCCTCCTGGGAGCTGCTTACCACCCTGTCCCAGCCCCCAGGGGCCATCAG GGACCTTTGTTTTGGAAGGTTAAGCTGTTCCAAGTACCTGTTGGGGACCAGCACCAAGAACCAACTCTGTTGCTGGAACCTCCTCACCTGCTCAC TGGAGTGGAGTACCCCCGTGGATGTGAGCCTGCTCCAGGCCGACCCACTGTCTGAGAACATGGCTGCCTTCTGCAGTCAGTCTGGCTGCTCCAACT TGTTTGTGTTCAAGCCCAGCGAGCCGCTGCCCCTCTACTCCCAGAGGGCCTTGTGCACGGGCAAGGTACAGCATGCCATCTTCGCCCCGCGCGACCAGATGCTGGAGAGCTGCGAGGAGCACGCTCAATGGCTCAACAGATCCCAGCTCTACTTCCTCACCCAACACATG GATTTGATGACGTTTAGCACTAAGACTGAGGAGGACAGACTGTTGGCGTCCAGTAAACGG CTCATGGTGGACGACAGTGTTGCCGTGACGCCGTTCTATCTGTTGCTAGGGAAACACAGGCAGCAGCAAGAAGCGCTGACCAATCCCATGGCAGAAAGGATTCAGTTACCACAGGGTTCCATTGCCATCAAGGAG ctGCTATACACCCCAGCCCACGTCCTGCCTTCAGCCTCGTTCCTCTGCTCTATGTTCGTCCGCTCCCTGCTCATCTCCAGCTCTCCTGCCAG AGAGGAAAAGGAACCTGTAGAAGAGGAAAtggagagtgaggaagaggacTCTGAAGGGGAAGCAGAGCTCCGAGACGCCAGGCAGGATCTGGGGGGGTCGGCAGCATGGGGCCCAGGTGAGGAGTTGGGGGCACCAGCTCTCACGAAAGCCCAGGAGCGGGAACTGAGGAGAGTGAAACATTTTGACCACAGCTGGCTCAGTAGCCTCCTGGAATGTTAA
- the wdr75 gene encoding WD repeat-containing protein 75 isoform X1 — MVAHAEIRVVHRGGSKINFREPVITNDSRFLLCASGESVKVYSSSSEECVHDLQGHTDLVSGIVRNPSNHLQVYSCSADGTVRLWDFTDGILIKTFIIGYPIYSIYVSENHGGVVFVVVPMANDKSSELFQLVAVHLPRSEDQEVEARELSAVLCDVSPSGAASFGREGEYIAAAKGLQLEVFFFKKQKSYRFFLKPGNKKWAKNAFTCVSCHPKEDCIATGHEDGKIRLWRNFNQKKEYTYSTLHWHHGAVNTLQFTPEGTNLLSGGIESVLVQWCYTQETQMDFLPRLAGAITHIAVSPDGSLFCTSHSDNKITIIQSCVKVSAVIQGLVKSEGVRTDLMIDPRSKALVLNGKPGHLQFYSLHRDKLLYNLDIVQQEYIHEEGLHQFEVVRAAFDTRGDWLATVEERTQKGSELEINLKLWAYDEKTQSFVLNTTVTAPHEDQITAMCFSPSPETTMLVTISFDGYFKAWLLADNSDTTAEGASWSCDFVGGYHLLKPGCCCFSADGSLLAVGFQEVVTVWSPSWELLTTLSQPPGAIRDLCFGRLSCSKYLLGTSTKNQLCCWNLLTCSLEWSTPVDVSLLQADPLSENMAAFCSQSGCSNLFVFKPSEPLPLYSQRALCTGKVQHAIFAPRDQMLESCEEHAQWLNRSQLYFLTQHMDLMTFSTKTEEDRLLASSKRLMVDDSVAVTPFYLLLGKHRQQQEALTNPMAERIQLPQGSIAIKELLYTPAHVLPSASFLCSMFVRSLLISSSPAREEKEPVEEEMESEEEDSEGEAELRDARQDLGGSAAWGPGEELGAPALTKAQERELRRVKHFDHSWLSSLLEC; from the exons ATGGTGGCGCACGCAGAAATACGCGTGGTTCACCGTGGTGGCAGCAAAATAAACTTCAGAGAGCCAGTTATTACAAATGATTCCAG GTTCCTTTTGTGTGCCTCGGGGGAGTCAGTGAAAGTGTACAGTTCCAGCTCTGAGGAATGCGTCCATGATTTGCAGGGACACACAGACCTGGTGTCAGGCATTGTCCGCAACCCTTCAAACCACCTGCAG GTATACTCGTGCTCAGCAGATGGCACTGTCCGATTGTGGGACTTCACAGATGGCATCCTCATCAAG ACCTTCATTATTGGGTACCCCATCTACTCCATATACGTCTCTGAAAATCATGGAGGAGTTGTGTTTGTCGTCGTCCCAATGGCAAATGACAAAAGCTCTG AGCTGTTCCAGCTGGTAGCTGTTCATCTGCCCCGAAGTGAGGACCAGGAAGTGGAGGCGCGAGAGCTCTCGGCCGTCCTCTGTGATGTCAGCCCCTCTGGGGCTGCCTCCTTTGGCAGAGAG GGTGAATACATTGCTGCCGCCAAAGGTTTACAGCTTGAGGTGTTTTTCTTCAAGAAGCAGAAGTCCTACAG GTTTTTCCTCAAGCCGGGGAATAAGAAATGGGCCAAGAATGCCTTCACCTGTGTCTCGTGCCACCCTAAAGAGGACTGTATCGCCACAGGTCACGAGGACGGCAAAATTCGCCTGTG GAGAAACTTCAACCAGAAGAAGGAGTACACATACTCCACCCTACACTGGCACCACGGGGCAGTCAACACACTGCAATTCACCCCTGAAG GCACCAACCTGCTAAGTGGGGGGATAGAATCGGTGCTGGTCCAGTGGTGTTACACACAAGAGACCCAGATGGACTTCCTGCCGCGCCTGGCCGGCGCAATCACACACATTGCCGTGTCACCTGACGGTTCATTGTTCTGCACCTCCCACTCTGACAACA AAATCACTATCATCCAGAGCTGTGTTAAAGTGTCGGCCGTCATCCAGGGGCTGGTCAAGAGTGAGGGTGTGCGGACAGACCTGATGATCGACCCGCGTAGTAAAGCCTTGGTGCTCAACGGGAAACCAGGCCACTTGCAGTTCTACTCTCTCCATCGCGACAAGCTGCTCTACAAT TTGGACATAGTACAGCAGGAGTACATCCACGAAGAAGGTCTGCACCAGTTTGAGGTGGTCAGGGCGGCGTTCGACACCCGCGGCGACTGGCTTGCTACGGTGGAGGAGAGGACGCAAAAAGGCTCTGAGCTAGAGATCAATTTGAAGCTGTGGGCGTACGATGAGAAAACTCAGAG TTTTGTGCTGAACACTACAGTCACAGCCCCCCACGAGGACCAGATTACAGCCATGTGCTTCAGCCCCTCACCAGAGACCACCATGCTGGTGACCATCAGCTTCGACGGCTACTTCAAAGCCTGGCTGCTGGCAGACAACTCGGACACCACGG CAGAGGGCGCCTCCTGGTCATGTGACTTTGTGGGCGGGTACCACCTCCTTAAGcctggctgctgctgcttctCGGCCGACGGCTCCCTATTGGCTGTCGGTTTCCAGGAAGTGGTGACTGTATGGAGCCCCTCCTGGGAGCTGCTTACCACCCTGTCCCAGCCCCCAGGGGCCATCAG GGACCTTTGTTTTGGAAGGTTAAGCTGTTCCAAGTACCTGTTGGGGACCAGCACCAAGAACCAACTCTGTTGCTGGAACCTCCTCACCTGCTCAC TGGAGTGGAGTACCCCCGTGGATGTGAGCCTGCTCCAGGCCGACCCACTGTCTGAGAACATGGCTGCCTTCTGCAGTCAGTCTGGCTGCTCCAACT TGTTTGTGTTCAAGCCCAGCGAGCCGCTGCCCCTCTACTCCCAGAGGGCCTTGTGCACGGGCAAGGTACAGCATGCCATCTTCGCCCCGCGCGACCAGATGCTGGAGAGCTGCGAGGAGCACGCTCAATGGCTCAACAGATCCCAGCTCTACTTCCTCACCCAACACATG GATTTGATGACGTTTAGCACTAAGACTGAGGAGGACAGACTGTTGGCGTCCAGTAAACGG CTCATGGTGGACGACAGTGTTGCCGTGACGCCGTTCTATCTGTTGCTAGGGAAACACAGGCAGCAGCAAGAAGCGCTGACCAATCCCATGGCAGAAAGGATTCAGTTACCACAGGGTTCCATTGCCATCAAGGAG ctGCTATACACCCCAGCCCACGTCCTGCCTTCAGCCTCGTTCCTCTGCTCTATGTTCGTCCGCTCCCTGCTCATCTCCAGCTCTCCTGCCAG AGAGGAAAAGGAACCTGTAGAAGAGGAAAtggagagtgaggaagaggacTCTGAAGGGGAAGCAGAGCTCCGAGACGCCAGGCAGGATCTGGGGGGGTCGGCAGCATGGGGCCCAGGTGAGGAGTTGGGGGCACCAGCTCTCACGAAAGCCCAGGAGCGGGAACTGAGGAGAGTGAAACATTTTGACCACAGCTGGCTCAGTAGCCTCCTGGAATGTTAA